The nucleotide window GACTGGAGTATCCGTAATCGTGCGCGTGAGGATCAGCGTGTGGTTTTAGGACTTTAGCTTCGGTCCAGATTATATCTAGGGCTCCTTCGACTGCAGCCCAAGcagcttgccattcttgTTTAGCTTTCTTCACGCCAATATCAATGTTTTTCTTTTGCTCGTGGAAAGCGGCTTGCATCGCGCGTCTATCGTGTAGCTCATGGTTGACACGTATGAGATCTTGTAAATGGCCTTCATCGTAGTTTTGCTCCAATGTCGCTCTCTTGATTCCAGTGACAAATTCTAGAACTTCCAATgacgccgcagtttcgaCAATTCTCGCATCGATTTTTCTCTTTTGTTTGGTAGCTTTGAGGGAAACGATACGGTGGGTGCGGCCTAGGCAGAGGGCGCAATCGATCTTGCCGCTTGTTTCTTGTGAGATTATAAGGGTTGGGTCTCGGACTTGTTGGCCGTTTATGTTTACTATGGCGATCTTATCGGTTGTTGGTTTGGGAGGCACGGAAAGCCAGTCATTGAGGGCTTTGTCGGCGGCGGGTTTGGGGGGTCTGGTGTCGTAAACCATGATGTTTTTGAGATGTTGGTATATTCGATTTACATGAAGTTGGTGATCAAATATTGTTTTTAGTATAGTTGTTGAGATGTACAAGTAGGTTGATATGAACAAAGAAGGCCATTTGACAAGGTCCAAGGACATGAATGACGGGAACAAGGGGAGGACTAGATGCTTTGTTCTTACACCTTTGTTTATAAGCGAATACAATACGACAAAGATGAATGATATTGTAATCTTGTCAACGAACATCAGTTGTAATTGGCACAGGAAGCGAGGCCTGGAGTGCCTAGCAACGAGATGCTCCAGTACGCCAGGACTCACGTGCTGCTGAGAGACGTCAGCCATCCAATCTAGACATTGTCCATACTAATTATCGATATTTTTACTACGTTTCCTCATCATCATAGCTCCCCTTTACTCTCCTTCCACCCATCCCCAACCCCCCTCATCCACTGCACCCCCACCAACTTCATCCCTTTCCTCTCCACCACCTCCTCAGCCCTAAAACTCCTCCTATCCACAAACTCCTCACCCCCCACATCCATCTTCTCCAGCGCAATCCCCTCCTTCTCCTCAAGCAGCAAAAACAAATACCGATGCGGCCCACTCTCATCCTTCGGCCCGGGCGCCAAATACTGCGTCAGCGTCGTTCCGCTCGCCGTGATATCATCCGGGGAGGCGGTGGCAGAGGAAGAAGGGATAGACGTCACGACCCAATGGCGCCAGTAACCAAATTTCGGGTCGTCAGGCGTGGGCGCATCTGGGTCGATCATCATAAATGTGTAAGTCAAGTTTGATGATGTGGGAGGAGGGTTGGAGATTGAGATTTTGGGTTGTTCTTTGACTTGGCTGACGCGCGCGAGGGAGCCATGGTGTGGTGCGAGGCCAGAGGGGAATGTGACGCCTAGATCTATGATGGGGTTGAAGTTGGTGGGGATGATGGCGGAGGGGAGGAGGTTGGCGCTCTTGAGTGATTCGAGGAGGGAGGGTGCGAACATGATTGTGAGGGAAAGGCTTGTTGAACTTTACTTTAGGGACGTTGGGGTACTTGGGGGTTTATTTATTTGAAAAGATTGTTGCATAGTCGGGTATCTATCGTGATGATGGGTGATGGTCGGCTATTGGTGGATAAACCCCGCTCCCCGCTTGGGGCTCCGCTGGAGACTCCGCTCTTGGCAGCTTCAGCAGGCATAGTCTCGGGATGAATTCGACAGGAGCGAAGGTGAGTTTATGTAATCCGCGCCTTGTAAGCGCTGATGACTGTGTCGATCTGTTCGTGAGCATCTCCACCGTCTGCCTCACCTAGGTACCTTCATGTGCTCTATGTTGAGCCAGTATCCTCATCGCATGAGATGCTGCTATCATTGCTGCGGCTGCCTGAGACCCATTTCTAAACGCTGGCAACGATAGCAAAGGTTCGCATACGACGGCATTATGGTTGCAATACGGGGATATGGATTGTGAAATAGCCACTGCGTTATCTTTACTTGAATCTTCTCTGCGCAGAGTTTAAGATGTACGAGTTGACGTGTATAGGTCTCAGGGTAGGTAGTGAAGTCTAAGGCGCTTTCGTGCCATTCGGTAGAGTGAGCTAAGTGGATTACCTACATACAGGGTCATGCTCATACGATCATGTGACCTGAAGCCTGCCTAGTGTCTGCTGTATTCACGCACGAGAGTATCGCTATGAATTGATAGACGCAAAATATAATGCTCTAAAGCATATAGGGAGAGCGATTGTTCTTATATCTGATACACTGCTACATGTTCGGTGCGTAAGTCCATTCACATTCACTCTCACCATCACCGTTCCTCGCATCTCCGTAATTCGCACCAAGAACAAAAACAAATCATCTTTGAGTGACTAACATTTCTACTTCATTTTCAATCTAGCACAGTATCCCAACCACGCACACTCACAAGATGACGCCCTTCACCACCGCCAAACTCCTCTCCCTCCGCGCCTCTCTCTCTGCCCACCCCGACCAAGAAGTCCTGCGCAGCTACTTCAAAGGCTCCAGCAGCAACCCCCTCAGCTCTGCCGTTCTCGTAACGCTCCACCGAAAATGGACCACACACCCACCGTACCGCCTACTCTCCCTCGGCATAACGACCTACACACGCACCAGCACGCACGACACGCCACCCCCGACCCCCGGCCCACACGCCGAGAACCTCCTGCGTGAGCTCTGGTGTCTCCACCTCGTCATCCGGCCCACCGCCCACATCGACAGCAGCGCAGCGACCGGGCCGCCGCCCTTCCACTTCGGCACCACAATCTACGTGACGCTGGCCGAAGCGCTAGATATGCTACACGCTATCTGGCACCAGCCCGTTGACGAGGACAACTTCAAAGCAGGTTTCAAACCCATTGTCTACATGGCATTTGGCTCCAACGACGCCGTGGGAAAGATTCGTCGTCCGGCCTTTGATTTCGATCCCAGTGGTTTCGATACCACGGTTGCGACGCTAGATGCGCAGATCATCCCGCAGCAAGCGAAGATTACGCGACACGCAGATGCTAATCTCAATTACTTGTTGGCTCAGTTCAAGCTCAAGCTGTTCGATGAGGAAAACGCGGGAAATGCGGCTGTTTATACGACGGCGGTGGCGGTGCTGTCGAGTTTGAGGATGGAGCTTTATCAGGATACGAAGAATAAAGTTGC belongs to Pyrenophora tritici-repentis strain M4 chromosome 10, whole genome shotgun sequence and includes:
- a CDS encoding Atrophin-1 multi-domain protein; translation: MTPFTTAKLLSLRASLSAHPDQEVLRSYFKGSSSNPLSSAVLVTLHRKWTTHPPYRLLSLGITTYTRTSTHDTPPPTPGPHAENLLRELWCLHLVIRPTAHIDSSAATGPPPFHFGTTIYVTLAEALDMLHAIWHQPVDEDNFKAGFKPIVYMAFGSNDAVGKIRRPAFDFDPSGFDTTVATLDAQIIPQQAKITRHADANLNYLLAQFKLKLFDEENAGNAAVYTTAVAVLSSLRMELYQDTKNKVAKPGRTGVSSGKEAREVVQGLMNGPTPAPPWGTDVFCVRCGSWEHEGRDCEWEGEACEKCEKSGVNWRRENAGTHLGDVCGFR
- a CDS encoding Phospholipid-binding protein translates to MFAPSLLESLKSANLLPSAIIPTNFNPIIDLGVTFPSGLAPHHGSLARVSQVKEQPKISISNPPPTSSNLTYTFMMIDPDAPTPDDPKFGYWRHWVVTSIPSSSATASPDDITASGTTLTQYLAPGPKDESGPHRYLFLLLEEKEGIALEKMDVGGEEFVDRRSFRAEEVVERKGMNT